A segment of the Odoribacter splanchnicus DSM 20712 genome:
ACTCACAAACGGCTTTAACCTGATTTTTCTGGGAGATGGCTTTACGTCCGATGATCTGATTGCAGAAACGGGAGTATTCGACCTGGCGGTAGAAGAAGCTTGTGAGGCCTTATTTACTGTCGAACCCTATAAAACTTACAAGGAATATTTCAATGTTTGGTCAGTGGCTTGCGAATCACAAGAGCGCGGGGCCGGAACTTCCGAGTCAGGAAATACAGCATTATTCAGTTACTTTAACGAAGATAACCGCATCATCGGAAATAATACAACGGCTTTCAGTTATGCAAGCAAAATATTGGGAATGAATGACGCCATACTGCAAACGAATTCCGTCGTCATTGTATTGGTCAATGACGAACGTTATGGAGGCTCGACTTATTGGTTCGGCGACCCGACTGATAGAAATGATACTGATTACAGGACAATCAGTTATGTCCCTTTGAACAGAGATATTCAATTACCGGGAGGATTCACCAACATTTTTCTGCATGAAGTCGGTGGACACGCTATCGGAAAACTGGGAGACGAATGGTCTACCGAACAGTTGTTTACTACTGAAGATAAAACTTTAATAACTTATTATAAAAATTACAGGTTATATTGTTATAATGTAGGACTACCAACAAGTGAAAGGCTGATAACTTCTTATCCGGAGATGAGTTGGCAGTTTTTCCGATATGTCAGTGGAAGCACAGCTCGTTACAGCGAAGTGTTGAAGCCTGCTGACGGAGGCTATGGATGTGTCAGTGATATTGCTAACAAGGCATTTGTTTCTCATTGTGAAGAAGAGAGTTGTATGATAAACAACGTACCTTATTTCAATGTTGCTTCGCGATATGCTATCGTACAATGGCTTTTGTTCCGTCTCAACGTATATGAATACTCCCCTCAAGGCATGACCGGATTGGTTAATTACTTTTTCGAACATGACCAATATGAACTACCGGCCGACTATACCGTATCGGACAGACCACCCCTTCCGATGCCGGCTCAGGTAAAATAATAGAGCTTTAAGCCGAATAAAACATCAGATCCTGTCATAACTTACCGTTTAGCCGGAACATTATGGCAGGATATCTTTTTTAGAAATCTGCATAATCATAACTAACAGTACCAGATTTCGCAGTCGATTTTTTAAATAACGGAAAGCATTTTTCTTATGGGTTTTGACAGTAAGCACAGACAGATTCAGCAGTTGGGCTATTTCCTGATTTTTCTTACCCTCTAAAGATAAAAGAATGACCTCCTGGCTACGTTGCGGCAATTCACCGATGGCTGCGTACAACTCCCGCAATATTTCTTCCTCTTGCACTGAAAAATCGGGTAGTTTTTGTTCATAAAGCACATGTGCCGTGTATTTTTCTTCGACTGCCCGGTGTTTCCAGTAATCTGCACAACGGTTCGAGACGGCTTCGTACAAATAAGCTTTAAATCCGTTGATAGAATTGTATTGTTTGTTACTTTCCCAGATATTGATAAAGATTTCCTGCACGATATCTTCAGCCACCTTGTGATTTTCCACTCTGCGTTCCGCAAAAAGGACAAGGTAACTATAAAATTGCTGAAAGAGTTTATGATAAGCTTGTTCGTCTTTCAAGTTAAAGCGCTGCAAAAAATCTTTCTGTTCGCTCACAGTGTCTTCCGTCGTTTTACCGAACAAAATAAAGGATTAATAATAGATTTTCCAATTTATATTCCAAATTCTTTTGAAAAACTGTGTCAGCAA
Coding sequences within it:
- a CDS encoding BACON domain-containing protein; this encodes MIHKILHRLYMGIVTIGCTMLWTLSGCDNDTLDSFLQFSDDNLLLRAAGDTVVIDVTAGSGWEAESMADWCTVEKNRENPEGKLVIRVSPSDDIYERGTAVKVTCGDNVMRLAVRQEPMVFEVTDGKKSLAFNKRVSYDTLKIHTNMDWKVEIADTTGWLQVADTVGSGDSELVFITTDNSQKKERSTTVRLKYGVRTMKLTASQNGGIRADGNVQKHQGERELTNGFNLIFLGDGFTSDDLIAETGVFDLAVEEACEALFTVEPYKTYKEYFNVWSVACESQERGAGTSESGNTALFSYFNEDNRIIGNNTTAFSYASKILGMNDAILQTNSVVIVLVNDERYGGSTYWFGDPTDRNDTDYRTISYVPLNRDIQLPGGFTNIFLHEVGGHAIGKLGDEWSTEQLFTTEDKTLITYYKNYRLYCYNVGLPTSERLITSYPEMSWQFFRYVSGSTARYSEVLKPADGGYGCVSDIANKAFVSHCEEESCMINNVPYFNVASRYAIVQWLLFRLNVYEYSPQGMTGLVNYFFEHDQYELPADYTVSDRPPLPMPAQVK
- a CDS encoding RNA polymerase sigma factor, with amino-acid sequence MSEQKDFLQRFNLKDEQAYHKLFQQFYSYLVLFAERRVENHKVAEDIVQEIFINIWESNKQYNSINGFKAYLYEAVSNRCADYWKHRAVEEKYTAHVLYEQKLPDFSVQEEEILRELYAAIGELPQRSQEVILLSLEGKKNQEIAQLLNLSVLTVKTHKKNAFRYLKNRLRNLVLLVMIMQISKKDILP